Proteins from a genomic interval of Cydia amplana chromosome 8, ilCydAmpl1.1, whole genome shotgun sequence:
- the LOC134650462 gene encoding histidine-rich protein PFHRP-II-like yields MFTKVVALSAVLAAANAGLLPLHHGATSSQSIIRHDAPVHYAPAHYAPIAHHASLVHAAPLVHHAPVVHAAPIVHAAPIHVEHSHPKYDYAYSVADPHTGDHKSQHESRDGGAVHGSYSLVEPDGSVRKVEYTADDHHGFNAVVHKTPGHHPAPVVHAAPLVHAAPVAHIAYGGYGPLAHGHHGLHYHLKSRHQRFSTMCLKVWLFSVVMAVCHAGYIGLDATSSQTVVRHDELEQHGHIGHAGHVSHAGHIGGVGAPIYEPSYENEAQYEYQGAGYNPEDYYHGQNEAYGEYSAGFQLHGAYQPLATYASGYNNYAPPKYHFTYSVSDPHTGDHKSQFEARDGDVVKGMYTLVEPDGNVRTVHYTADDVNGFNAVVERTGPTVHTTTYH; encoded by the exons ATGTTCACCAAA GTGGTCGCCCTTAGCGCCGTGTTGGCCGCCGCCAACGCTGGTCTGCTGCCGCTGCACCACGGGGCTACCTCCTCGCAGAGCATCATCCGCCACGACGCGCCTGTGCACTACGCCCCGGCTCACTATGCCCCCATCGCCCACCATGCCTCCCTAGTTCACGCCGCTCCCCTCGTCCACCACGCCCCCGTCGTCCATGCTGCCCCCATTGTCCACGCTGCCCCCATCCACGTTGAGCAC TCCCACCCCAAATACGACTACGCTTACTCCGTGGCCGACCCGCACACTGGCGACCACAAGAGCCAGCACGAGTCCCGCGACGGTGGCGCCGTGCACGGCAGCTACTCCCTGGTCGAGCCTGACGGCTCCGTGCGCAAGGTCGAATACACCGCTGATGACCACCATGG TTTCAACGCGGTCGTCCACAAGACCCCCGGCCACCACCCCGCACCCGTGGTGCATGCCGCCCCCCTGGTCCACGCCGCCCCCGTCGCGCACATCGCCTATGGCGGCTATGGCCCCCTCGCGCATGGCCATCATGGACTCCACTAC CACCTCAAATCAAGACATCAGCGCTTCAGCACAATGTGTCTGAAA GTTTGGTTGTTTAGTGTGGTAATGGCCGTCTGCCATGCAGGTTACATCGGATTGGATGCGACCTCGTCACAAACTGTTGTTCGCCACGACGAACTCGAGCAACACGGACACATTGGACATGCCGGACATGTCTCACATGCTGGTCATATCGGAGGTGTCGGTGCTCCCATCTATGAGCCGAGCTACGAGAACGAAGCACAATACGAATACCAAGGCGCAGGATACAACCCTGAAGATTACTACCACGGACAGAACGAGGCTTATGGGGAGTACTCCGCTGGCTTTCAACTTCATGGAGCATACCAGCCTCTTGCAACATACGCGTCCGGATACAATAACTAC GCTCCTCCGAAGTACCACTTCACGTACTCCGTGTCGGACCCGCACACAGGCGACCACAAGTCGCAGTTCGAGGCGCGCGACGGCGACGTCGTGAAGGGCATGTACACGCTGGTGGAGCCGGACGGCAACGTGCGCACCGTGCATTACACCGCCGACGATGTCAATGG ATTCAATGCTGTGGTGGAGCGAACCGGCCCGACCGTTCACACGACGACTTATCACTGA
- the LOC134650291 gene encoding cuticle protein 8-like isoform X1, which produces MLSRVLTACVLVSACQAIFPFHHHHHHHPAISHQELQKHDGPHHPVHIPIHHHIPIHHHVPLLHHHVPHVPHVPIHHIPHHDHYAFPEYKFEYAVHDHHTGDVKSQHEHRHGDLVKGGYELVEPDGRLRKVEYKADDHTGYVPVRISFWQKFHFWYKLLSLTVLFFPQTTNTHRDNSKNPKHN; this is translated from the exons ATGTTGTCTCGC GTACTAACCGCTTGCGTTCTGGTGTCGGCTTGCCAAGCCATCTTCCCgttccaccaccaccaccaccaccacccgGCCATCTCCCACCAGGAGCTGCAGAAGCACGACGGACCCCACCACCCCGTCCACATCCCCATACACCACCATATTCCCATCCACCATCACGTGCCGCTGCTGCACCACCACGTGCCCCATGTGCCCCATGTGCCCATTCACCACATTCCGCATCATGACCATTAT GCGTTCCCCGAGTACAAGTTCGAATATGCCGTGCACGACCACCACACGGGCGACGTGAAGTCGCAGCACGAGCACCGCCACGGTGACCTGGTGAAGGGAGGCTACGAGCTGGTGGAGCCCGACGGCCGTCTCAGGAAGGTCGAGTACAAGGCTGATGACCACACCGGGTACGTACCAgttagaataagtttttggcaaaaatttcatttttggtacaagcttttatcgctgactgtacttttttttccacagacaactaatactcatcgagacaattctaaaaaccccaaacacaattag
- the LOC134650291 gene encoding histidine-rich glycoprotein-like isoform X2, whose product MLSRVLTACVLVSACQAIFPFHHHHHHHPAISHQELQKHDGPHHPVHIPIHHHIPIHHHVPLLHHHVPHVPHVPIHHIPHHDHYAFPEYKFEYAVHDHHTGDVKSQHEHRHGDLVKGGYELVEPDGRLRKVEYKADDHTGFNAIVHHSSPHHHVHLAHHHI is encoded by the exons ATGTTGTCTCGC GTACTAACCGCTTGCGTTCTGGTGTCGGCTTGCCAAGCCATCTTCCCgttccaccaccaccaccaccaccacccgGCCATCTCCCACCAGGAGCTGCAGAAGCACGACGGACCCCACCACCCCGTCCACATCCCCATACACCACCATATTCCCATCCACCATCACGTGCCGCTGCTGCACCACCACGTGCCCCATGTGCCCCATGTGCCCATTCACCACATTCCGCATCATGACCATTAT GCGTTCCCCGAGTACAAGTTCGAATATGCCGTGCACGACCACCACACGGGCGACGTGAAGTCGCAGCACGAGCACCGCCACGGTGACCTGGTGAAGGGAGGCTACGAGCTGGTGGAGCCCGACGGCCGTCTCAGGAAGGTCGAGTACAAGGCTGATGACCACACCGG tTTCAACGCCATCGTCCATCACTCGTCGCCTCATCATCATGTTCATTTGGCCCATCACCATATCTAA
- the LOC134650463 gene encoding trichohyalin-like gives MFFVQAHGVIVLGLALYAQGHATTEINLKQEFVHHGHHGELGHIGAQSPEHHVEYAWAYPSYEFSYKVNDPHTHDHKGQHEHRHGDEVRGEYWLLQPDGKTRTVKYHSDKHKGFHADVHYSKHHEHREEPRIEEIRAEEPRVEEPRIEIIKPVIEIVDEEPERKIEEAEPAVVEKEPVAVVEEREEERPEPTHHKPQNPIHIEYYVNKKLRKHHEEYEKHKEAVHVEPEEHHEEEHRIEETAGDSGEEAPTQEQEEPRKPVHIENYSMIHHPIHNEHHGHEKSIHHEGREEEQRGREEQRGREGQRGREEQRGREEQRGREEQRGQEEQEQRDREEQRSREKQYGRKEYYGHKAHRSQNEVKSWDEHHSHEELEHKDLLPMLMRPFRVPHHDFKENHKYSEKYRPIRIEERSDKRYEPHVQLQRMHKPIIVPEYARHPRYHRDSKKVTRNRISKNVS, from the exons ATGTTCTTTGTGCAGGCGCATGGTGTGATTGTGCTGGGCCTTGCGCTGTATGCCCAGGGCCACGCCACCACGGAGATAAACCTGAAGCAGGAGTTTGTACATCACGGACATCACGGTGAGCTCGGTCATATCGGAGCTCAGTCGCCAGAGCATCATGTGGAATAC GCTTGGGCGTATCCGTCATATGAATTCTCTTACAAGGTGAATGACCCCCACACCCATGACCACAAAGGTCAACATGAGCATAGACATGGGGATGAAGTGAGAGGCGAGTACTGGCTCCTGCAGCCAGATGGCAAGACACGTACTGTCAAGTACCACTCCGACAAGCATAAAGG ATTTCACGCTGACGTCCACTACTCAAAACATCACGAACATCGAGAGGAGCCTCGTATTGAGGAGATTCGTGCAGAAGAACCGCGTGTAGAGGAGCCTCGTATAGAAATTATTAAACCAGTGATAGAAATCGTCGACGAAGAGCCCGAAAGGAAAATAGAGGAAGCTGAACCTGCTGTAGTGGAAAAAGAGCCAGTAGCTGTTGTGGAAGAGCGTGAAGAAGAACGCCCCGAGCCTACGCACCACAAACCACAAAACCCAATACATATAGAGTACTACGTTAATAAAAAACTGCGAAAACATCACGAAGAATATGAGAAACATAAAGAGGCAGTGCATGTTGAACCAGAGGAACACCATGAAGAAGAGCATCGCATAGAAGAAACCGCCGGTGATTCTGGCGAAGAAGCTCCCACTCAAGAGCAAGAGGAGCCTCGTAAACCAGTTCACATCGAAAACTACTCGATGATTCACCATCCTATTCACAATGAACATCATGGCCACGAAAAATCAATCCATCATGAAGGACGTGAGGAAGAACAACGCGGTCGAGAAGAACAACGCGGTCGAGAAGGACAACGCGGTCGAGAAGAACAACGCGGTCGAGAAGAACAACGCGGTCGAGAAGAACAACGTGGTCAAGAAGAACAGGAACAACGTGATCGAGAAGAACAACGCAGTCGAGAGAAACAATACGGTCGCAAAGAATATTATGGTCACAAAGCACACCGAAGCCAGAACGAAGTTAAAAGCTGGGACGAACACCACAGTCATGAAGAACTTGAACATAAGGATCTTCTGCCCATGTTGATGCGTCCATTTAGGGTACCCCATCACGATTTTAAAGAGAATCATAAATATTCAGAAAAGTACAGACCTATACGAATTGAGGAGAGGTCCGACAAAAGATATGAACCACACGTTCAGCTCCAACGCATGCACAAACCTATCATCGTCCCTGAATATGCCCGTCATCCTCGGTACCACCGTGACAGTAAGAAAGTTACACGCAATAGGATCTCAAAGAATGTGAGTTAG